A DNA window from Mariprofundus aestuarium contains the following coding sequences:
- a CDS encoding pseudouridine synthase, translated as MKQTKKPTRQPEQKRNTRASKPTEQKGKSRVSKPSEQHGKGRVPKATELRGKGRPQGKYQNKSKPAKNLDPVVVDLSSGERINRYLSSCGLCSRREADRWVEAGRVSVNNEICKEPGIKIQPGDIVCVDGEPVLQQTNFTYLLLNKPKGQLCSRRDDKGRPLIYDTLDVAPNVQSIGRLDMDTEGLLILTDDGNLTRALTHPGAKVPREYRVRVAGQVSLETLEKLRRGGFDIGEGDKCDGWEVSVNSETKGHTWLTVVILRGRWREVRRTFEAVGHPVRRLMRIRFGTVKLEEGMPLGSTRKLNKNEIKRLRTSYIKDDQDTE; from the coding sequence ATGAAACAGACGAAGAAACCAACCAGGCAGCCTGAACAGAAGCGTAACACCAGAGCCTCCAAACCAACGGAACAGAAGGGCAAGAGCAGGGTCTCTAAGCCATCTGAACAGCATGGTAAGGGTAGAGTCCCTAAAGCAACTGAACTGCGAGGTAAAGGCCGCCCTCAGGGCAAATATCAGAACAAATCCAAGCCAGCAAAAAATCTGGACCCGGTTGTTGTCGACCTCAGTTCCGGCGAGCGCATCAATCGCTACCTCTCCAGCTGTGGCCTCTGCTCCCGACGCGAGGCTGATCGCTGGGTAGAGGCAGGTCGTGTGTCGGTAAACAATGAGATCTGCAAAGAGCCCGGCATTAAGATCCAGCCCGGCGATATTGTCTGTGTCGATGGTGAACCTGTTCTGCAGCAGACCAACTTCACCTATCTTCTGTTGAACAAACCCAAAGGGCAGCTCTGCTCACGTCGCGATGATAAGGGACGCCCCCTGATTTACGACACGCTCGATGTTGCACCTAATGTGCAGTCAATTGGCAGGCTCGACATGGATACTGAAGGGCTGCTGATACTCACCGATGACGGCAATCTAACACGCGCACTGACCCATCCCGGTGCCAAGGTGCCTCGTGAATACCGTGTGCGTGTGGCCGGTCAGGTTTCGCTGGAGACGCTGGAGAAACTGCGCCGTGGCGGTTTCGACATTGGTGAAGGTGATAAGTGTGACGGCTGGGAGGTATCGGTAAATTCCGAAACCAAGGGGCACACATGGCTGACTGTGGTAATTCTTCGTGGTCGCTGGCGCGAAGTGCGCCGAACCTTTGAGGCGGTCGGTCACCCGGTTCGCAGGTTGATGCGCATTCGTTTTGGCACAGTTAAACTCGAAGAGGGGATGCCACTTGGCAGCACCCGAAAACTTAACAAGAACGAGATCAAACGACTGCGCACCAGCTATATTAAAGACGATCAGGACACAGAGTAG
- a CDS encoding AAA family ATPase has protein sequence MKITKFTGKKIHGYLDISVKFNEELSFLTGINGSGKTSVVRGMVALLQPSLLYLVDVDFSEMKVEYNIDGKTHSITAKSSEDELTILHSNVKDSYKLSLIKRDPYESSYRYEERRVEFYKEAETIAFSHPVIKSIKSLPSPMFIGLERKVSGDLSDKNIRPRIRNRHFREVFAGSLKEGMIETREMVEDYYRTISSEQKTLANRLMRDMVLCSFHIKDDKAQDEKIKPKIPDARYVAQMKKKHVLVKQTLINIGVEEKDIDSHVSPFFRYIEVMYEQFNKYDIKAFDDIFEKLKPDQMMEFFSWTSFLPQEANINTLIKLVEKFNKKKNEAYSKVDKYLYGINAFLEHGGKKICFSEAGQIQLEVNGNVRSLTGLSSGEAHLFVMLSNLYFNRSRDETVSLIVDEPELSLHIMWQEMFVGAIQEANPDLQLIFATHSPSIILDREEACIDLSKG, from the coding sequence ATGAAGATTACTAAATTTACAGGCAAAAAAATTCATGGTTACTTAGATATTTCAGTGAAGTTTAATGAAGAATTGTCATTTCTGACTGGGATCAATGGAAGCGGAAAAACTTCAGTTGTAAGGGGGATGGTTGCATTGCTTCAACCATCTTTACTGTATTTGGTTGATGTAGATTTCTCTGAGATGAAAGTTGAATATAATATTGATGGAAAGACACATTCTATCACAGCGAAATCCTCAGAAGATGAATTGACCATCTTGCATAGTAATGTGAAAGATTCTTATAAATTATCATTAATTAAAAGAGATCCTTATGAATCTTCATATAGGTATGAAGAAAGGCGAGTAGAATTTTACAAAGAGGCAGAGACAATCGCCTTTTCACATCCAGTAATTAAGAGCATTAAATCTTTACCATCGCCAATGTTTATTGGCCTTGAAAGAAAAGTAAGTGGTGATTTGTCCGATAAAAATATCCGACCAAGGATTAGAAATAGACATTTTCGAGAGGTCTTTGCTGGAAGCTTGAAAGAAGGGATGATTGAAACTAGGGAAATGGTCGAGGACTATTATCGAACGATTTCTTCAGAACAAAAGACTCTGGCTAATAGGTTGATGAGAGACATGGTTCTGTGTTCATTCCACATCAAGGATGACAAAGCACAAGATGAAAAAATTAAGCCAAAAATCCCTGATGCAAGATATGTAGCTCAAATGAAAAAGAAGCATGTGCTAGTTAAGCAGACCCTTATAAACATTGGAGTGGAAGAAAAGGATATTGATAGTCATGTTTCTCCATTTTTTCGCTACATTGAAGTTATGTATGAACAGTTTAACAAGTATGACATTAAAGCATTTGATGACATTTTTGAAAAATTGAAACCCGATCAAATGATGGAGTTCTTTAGCTGGACATCATTTCTTCCTCAAGAAGCCAATATCAACACATTAATTAAACTAGTTGAAAAATTTAATAAAAAGAAAAACGAAGCATATTCTAAGGTTGATAAATATCTATATGGAATCAACGCATTCCTAGAACATGGTGGAAAGAAAATTTGTTTTTCAGAGGCAGGTCAAATTCAACTCGAGGTGAACGGCAATGTGAGATCTTTAACTGGATTATCATCTGGGGAGGCGCACCTTTTTGTTATGTTGTCCAACCTTTACTTCAATCGAAGCCGCGATGAGACGGTCTCATTAATTGTAGATGAGCCAGAATTGTCATTGCATATTATGTGGCAAGAAATGTTTGTTGGAGCAATTCAAGAAGCAAACCCTGACTTGCAGCTGATTTTTGCTACACACTCCCCATCCATTATTTTAGACAGAGAAGAAGCTTGTATTGATCTGAGTAAGGGTTGA
- the trpS gene encoding tryptophan--tRNA ligase, with product MSTSETPQNKPKRILSGMRPTGKLHLGHYKGVLENWLKLQDEHQCFFFAADWHALTTDYANPSIVKDTIWDMLIDWLAVGVDPEKAVVFIQSEVPEHAELHLLFSFMTPLSWLERVPTYKDQIEQLREKDLGTYGFLGYPLLQAADILIYRADGVPVGEDQVPHVELTREVARRFNHLYRQGIPPLFPEPASMLMPAAKLPGLDGRKMSKSYGNTIELGEEWKVTEKKVKTMPTDPARVRRDDPGNPENCPVWDFHKVYSTEEERQWVKEGCTTAGIGCIDCKMCMLKHLEEELQPIRERRIEIASRPDDLRDIVRAGNERARHEASRTMEKVRKTLKMGYRV from the coding sequence TTGAGCACTTCCGAAACGCCACAGAATAAACCGAAACGCATTCTTTCCGGCATGCGCCCTACAGGCAAACTGCATCTGGGCCACTATAAAGGTGTACTTGAAAACTGGCTGAAGCTGCAGGATGAGCATCAATGCTTCTTCTTCGCTGCAGACTGGCATGCCCTGACAACAGACTACGCCAACCCGTCCATCGTCAAGGATACGATCTGGGATATGCTGATCGACTGGCTGGCTGTGGGCGTAGACCCGGAAAAGGCGGTTGTCTTTATCCAGTCAGAGGTGCCTGAACATGCAGAGCTGCACCTGCTCTTCTCGTTTATGACCCCCCTCTCCTGGCTGGAGCGCGTACCAACCTACAAGGATCAGATCGAGCAGCTTCGTGAAAAAGATCTCGGCACCTACGGCTTCCTCGGTTATCCGCTGCTGCAGGCGGCTGATATCCTGATCTATCGCGCTGATGGCGTACCGGTCGGTGAGGATCAGGTACCGCATGTGGAGCTGACCCGCGAGGTAGCCCGCCGCTTTAACCACCTCTACCGTCAGGGCATCCCTCCCCTCTTTCCCGAACCCGCATCGATGTTGATGCCTGCCGCCAAGTTACCGGGGCTCGATGGCCGCAAGATGAGCAAATCCTACGGCAATACCATTGAGCTGGGTGAAGAATGGAAGGTGACTGAGAAGAAGGTTAAAACCATGCCTACCGACCCGGCCCGCGTGCGTCGTGATGATCCGGGTAATCCCGAGAACTGTCCGGTATGGGACTTCCACAAGGTCTACTCCACCGAAGAGGAGCGTCAGTGGGTTAAGGAAGGGTGTACCACCGCAGGTATCGGTTGTATCGACTGCAAGATGTGCATGCTCAAACACCTTGAAGAGGAGCTGCAACCAATCCGTGAGCGGCGCATCGAGATCGCTTCCCGACCGGACGATCTCAGGGATATCGTACGTGCCGGCAATGAACGGGCCCGCCATGAGGCCTCCCGCACCATGGAGAAGGTGCGTAAAACGCTGAAGATGGGCTATCGCGTATGA
- a CDS encoding DUF4435 domain-containing protein, with translation MGILEYSSIAKKAYSFLYRPFNEIDIFVEDKANRAVYEKLFSRILEGKAKVVRIFQLGGRKEVIDACKADQSNSTRKKIYIVDGDLNLICGTRPLKLKYFYSLRVYCSENLLLCRKTLETIAHESDYNSTKVDVCSRLNFDAQIKSLEKSFLPLFVLYAICHRNHKKKIGVKTVSYNIHRFLDGGSPNVLKPLILGRMRVIITQLKLILGDEQYQKEKKIVVKHLRKYDLDLVCVLSGKDYILPFIHLLLTREFAYHSSFEQLKARIANDCDMKIDPFLYKALRRV, from the coding sequence ATGGGTATATTAGAATACTCCAGCATTGCAAAAAAAGCATATTCTTTTTTGTATAGACCATTTAATGAAATAGATATATTTGTTGAAGATAAAGCAAACCGAGCGGTGTATGAAAAATTGTTTTCGAGAATCTTGGAAGGTAAAGCAAAAGTAGTTCGCATATTTCAGCTTGGCGGAAGGAAAGAAGTTATTGATGCCTGTAAAGCAGACCAGAGTAACTCGACCAGAAAAAAGATTTATATAGTTGATGGGGATTTGAATTTAATATGTGGGACAAGGCCTTTAAAACTAAAATATTTTTACTCTTTGAGAGTTTATTGCTCAGAAAACTTATTGTTATGTAGAAAAACATTGGAAACCATAGCTCATGAGAGTGACTATAACAGCACTAAAGTCGATGTTTGCTCAAGGCTAAATTTTGACGCTCAGATAAAAAGTCTGGAGAAATCATTTCTTCCACTTTTTGTGTTGTATGCAATTTGCCACAGGAATCATAAAAAGAAAATTGGAGTGAAAACAGTTTCTTATAATATACATCGTTTTTTGGACGGTGGGAGCCCCAATGTTTTAAAACCCCTAATATTAGGAAGAATGAGAGTGATAATTACTCAATTGAAGTTAATTCTTGGCGATGAGCAGTATCAAAAAGAGAAAAAAATTGTTGTTAAGCACTTAAGAAAGTATGACTTGGACTTAGTGTGCGTACTTTCAGGAAAAGATTATATCTTACCTTTCATTCATTTGCTGCTGACCAGAGAATTTGCTTATCATTCATCTTTTGAACAGCTAAAAGCCCGCATAGCAAATGACTGTGATATGAAAATAGATCCTTTTCTATATAAAGCTTTGAGGAGAGTTTGA
- a CDS encoding segregation and condensation protein A — translation MTGAVQAPLIHHEEVEQRALPPVQLDKFEGPLDVLLHLIRSQELDVFDIPLAMITKQYLGILEAQEELDLEIAGDYLVMASTLMQLKSRMLLPRPEMDEEGNQIDPRAELAAQLIAYEQYRMLAEELNERPRMGRDLFVRSIFPEADEVERPLPDGDLDALLLAFRAVLKRVGGEVRHQIFSETMSVRERMGIVLERLQSGGMQLDELLTGEPGREALVTTVLAILELWRQQTITVIQSENFGSITLLLKEKMQ, via the coding sequence ATGACAGGAGCAGTGCAGGCGCCTCTGATCCACCATGAGGAAGTAGAGCAGCGTGCACTGCCACCGGTCCAGCTGGATAAGTTCGAGGGACCACTGGATGTTCTTCTGCATCTGATCCGCAGTCAGGAGCTTGATGTTTTCGATATTCCGCTGGCCATGATCACCAAGCAGTATCTGGGTATTCTTGAGGCTCAGGAGGAGCTTGATCTGGAGATCGCCGGTGATTATCTGGTGATGGCCAGTACCCTGATGCAATTGAAATCGCGTATGCTGTTGCCGCGCCCTGAAATGGATGAAGAGGGTAACCAGATCGATCCGCGCGCTGAGCTTGCAGCGCAGCTGATTGCATACGAACAGTATCGCATGCTTGCTGAGGAGCTGAACGAGCGGCCACGCATGGGCCGCGATCTATTTGTCCGCTCCATCTTCCCTGAAGCTGATGAGGTAGAGCGGCCATTGCCCGATGGCGATCTCGATGCCCTTCTGCTGGCCTTCCGAGCAGTACTCAAACGTGTCGGTGGCGAGGTTCGCCATCAGATTTTCTCTGAAACCATGAGTGTGCGCGAACGCATGGGAATCGTGCTAGAACGACTGCAAAGCGGCGGCATGCAGCTGGATGAGTTGCTTACCGGTGAGCCCGGGCGTGAAGCGCTGGTCACCACGGTACTGGCCATTCTCGAACTGTGGCGCCAACAGACAATCACCGTAATCCAAAGTGAAAATTTCGGCTCCATCACCTTGCTTCTGAAGGAGAAAATGCAATGA
- a CDS encoding rolling circle replication-associated protein: protein MSVDTFVASHLKVKHNSAGEVSITLPTNPNLHRPPPPDNSGSRITTCLSRRGAKSIRGAVYLAGRDHGGMGTFITVTFDLEARERLASGETTIGAEISRFLDAWRSRYRKKGKKQPLFIWVAENPNDSNPHVHILTNDKVEYRHFRMWARGLEKLWGNGMVHLEKIKYAKAAGRYLMKAVGYLAKGTDGNQGSVVGQRYGVSRDLKPKEHIDYVHVGIEGVIAYRKMITESSGKKFNDIYVHEHGVWTPPGHGVNQTLIMILNLLHIPETQKIRTMFQSNSPQSFI, encoded by the coding sequence GTGTCTGTTGATACATTCGTTGCCTCGCATCTGAAGGTGAAGCACAACTCTGCCGGAGAGGTCAGCATCACCCTGCCGACCAATCCCAATCTTCACCGCCCTCCTCCACCTGATAATTCTGGTTCAAGAATCACTACCTGTTTATCTAGGCGTGGAGCAAAAAGTATCCGTGGTGCTGTTTATCTTGCAGGTAGAGATCACGGAGGCATGGGAACTTTTATTACGGTCACGTTCGATTTAGAGGCTAGAGAACGCTTGGCATCTGGAGAAACAACCATAGGAGCCGAAATAAGCCGCTTTCTTGATGCTTGGCGCAGTAGGTATCGGAAGAAAGGTAAAAAGCAGCCTCTGTTCATCTGGGTGGCTGAGAACCCCAACGATTCAAATCCTCATGTCCATATTTTGACCAATGATAAGGTTGAGTATCGGCATTTCAGGATGTGGGCACGTGGGCTGGAGAAGCTCTGGGGCAACGGCATGGTGCATCTGGAGAAGATCAAATATGCGAAAGCGGCTGGTCGTTATTTAATGAAGGCCGTCGGTTACCTTGCAAAGGGAACCGATGGCAACCAAGGCTCCGTGGTAGGTCAACGCTATGGCGTTAGCCGTGATCTCAAACCTAAAGAACATATCGACTATGTTCATGTCGGAATCGAAGGCGTCATTGCCTATCGCAAAATGATTACTGAATCATCCGGGAAAAAGTTTAATGACATCTACGTACATGAACATGGGGTTTGGACTCCCCCAGGTCATGGAGTTAACCAAACCCTGATCATGATTCTAAACTTATTACACATTCCTGAAACTCAGAAAATTAGGACAATGTTTCAATCAAACTCTCCTCAAAGCTTTATATAG
- the xisR gene encoding excisionase family protein, translating to MKWITIKKLSDLTGYSEDAIRAKIRKGVWLMGLHWIKAPDGRVLFNPQAINSWVEGH from the coding sequence ATGAAATGGATTACAATAAAAAAACTTAGTGACCTAACCGGGTACTCTGAGGATGCAATCCGAGCCAAAATTAGAAAAGGTGTTTGGTTAATGGGACTTCATTGGATCAAGGCTCCAGACGGTCGGGTTTTGTTTAATCCTCAAGCCATTAATTCTTGGGTCGAAGGCCATTAA
- a CDS encoding endonuclease III domain-containing protein: MRKPSPLQIYQLLYKVYGPQYWWPADKPFEVMVGAILTQNTSWTNVEMAINNLKAKKMLHYASIASSNHEQLAEVIRPSGFFNQKSDLLQRFSLFYMNQGKTSGLKKWPKSTLRKQLIDISGIGPETADSILLYALDKPVFVVDAYTRRIFTRLGLLPDKIDYDGIQNYFQQRLAPSLLMFQEYHALIVEHAKRHCRPKPVCDNCPLHTICATARQDSMPSENSLTA, from the coding sequence TTGAGAAAACCCTCCCCACTTCAGATCTATCAGCTGCTATACAAGGTGTACGGACCACAGTACTGGTGGCCTGCTGACAAACCATTTGAGGTGATGGTGGGTGCAATTCTCACCCAGAACACAAGCTGGACCAATGTCGAGATGGCAATTAATAACCTGAAAGCGAAAAAGATGCTTCATTACGCTTCGATTGCCAGCAGCAATCACGAGCAGCTTGCTGAGGTTATTCGCCCCTCCGGCTTCTTCAATCAGAAGTCCGACCTACTGCAGCGCTTCTCCCTCTTCTATATGAATCAGGGTAAAACATCCGGCCTGAAAAAGTGGCCGAAAAGCACCCTGCGCAAGCAGCTTATTGATATATCTGGCATTGGGCCCGAAACGGCTGATTCCATTCTTCTCTATGCACTGGATAAACCGGTATTTGTCGTGGATGCCTACACCCGGCGAATTTTTACTCGCCTTGGGCTGCTACCTGACAAGATCGATTACGATGGAATCCAAAACTATTTCCAGCAACGACTGGCGCCTTCTCTGTTAATGTTTCAGGAGTACCATGCGCTTATCGTCGAACACGCCAAACGCCACTGCCGTCCAAAACCGGTCTGTGATAACTGTCCGCTACACACGATCTGTGCAACTGCACGGCAAGACAGCATGCCATCGGAAAACTCACTGACCGCGTAA
- the scpB gene encoding SMC-Scp complex subunit ScpB: protein MNNATQLCSQLEAVILASDEPITLAKLRSLLDEEINSSDIREALSELEAHYQDRGIRLEKAAGGWQFRTAPEHAEIIHTMWEIKPQRLSRSSLETLAIIAYRQPTTRAEIEALRGVKVSSQMIATLQERGWIKVLGRKDVPGRPHLYGTGKQFLIDFGLESLKDLPESAQLMDEDEIQQLVMENIEQPTEENETDEETNQAA from the coding sequence ATGAACAACGCAACACAGCTCTGTTCCCAACTTGAGGCAGTCATACTGGCAAGTGATGAGCCGATCACCCTGGCAAAGCTGCGCAGCCTGCTTGACGAAGAAATTAACTCCTCTGATATCCGCGAAGCACTCAGCGAACTCGAGGCGCACTATCAGGATCGCGGCATCAGGCTGGAAAAAGCAGCCGGTGGCTGGCAGTTCCGCACAGCACCTGAACATGCCGAGATTATTCACACCATGTGGGAGATAAAACCGCAGAGGTTGTCACGTTCATCACTGGAGACCCTGGCAATCATCGCTTATCGCCAGCCGACCACACGTGCTGAGATTGAAGCATTAAGGGGTGTTAAGGTATCGAGCCAGATGATCGCCACGCTGCAAGAGCGCGGCTGGATTAAGGTACTGGGGCGCAAGGATGTTCCGGGGCGGCCTCACCTCTACGGCACCGGCAAACAGTTCCTCATCGACTTTGGACTGGAATCACTGAAGGATCTGCCGGAATCGGCACAGTTAATGGATGAGGATGAGATCCAGCAACTGGTGATGGAAAATATTGAACAACCCACGGAAGAAAATGAAACAGACGAAGAAACCAACCAGGCAGCCTGA
- a CDS encoding HNH endonuclease, whose translation MTTYNTSSDAANTAVRSFLTKVGEYYLGHSFNTGSGKGKATWARIRDDVFSGTCCYCGEAHAVLQIEHLLMFNRTEYGLHHPGNIAPCCKPCNKRERKEGKTYTSWEEHLQVVCERRNESYLFEQRKNKIINHITAEKYPDLDEKERHAIRVIANSLYENIKLESEKSLNMYKQLDEAFVNR comes from the coding sequence ATGACAACATATAACACTTCATCTGATGCTGCTAATACAGCTGTCCGAAGTTTCTTAACTAAAGTTGGAGAGTATTATCTAGGCCATTCATTCAATACCGGTTCAGGCAAAGGGAAAGCGACTTGGGCCCGGATTAGAGATGATGTTTTCAGCGGAACGTGTTGTTACTGCGGAGAAGCGCACGCAGTGCTGCAAATTGAACATTTATTGATGTTCAACAGAACCGAATATGGACTTCACCACCCTGGGAATATTGCTCCATGCTGTAAGCCTTGTAACAAGCGAGAAAGAAAGGAAGGTAAAACATACACATCTTGGGAAGAACACCTTCAGGTTGTATGTGAGAGAAGAAATGAATCTTACCTATTCGAGCAAAGAAAGAACAAAATAATTAATCATATTACAGCTGAAAAATATCCGGACTTAGACGAAAAAGAGAGGCATGCAATTCGTGTGATTGCGAACAGTCTTTATGAAAATATTAAATTAGAATCTGAAAAGTCACTGAATATGTATAAGCAATTGGATGAGGCATTTGTTAACAGATAA
- the uvrC gene encoding excinuclease ABC subunit UvrC yields the protein MWFEPPLPLSSLPSEPGVYRMLDGERKVLYVGKARNLRKRVSSYFQQMPDSPRTQAMVQQIRDLNFTVTASEAEALVLEHNLIKQLKPRYNVLMKDSKSYPYILLTDEAYPKLHLYRGKRTLSGEYFGPFPNAGAVHQTLHVMQSIFRIRDCENGVFNNRSRPCMQHQIGRCSAPCCDLVSQDEYGSQVGEVRRFLKGEDEALLKSWESEMQQASDVMAFEKASLLRDRIRALRSILAGSEQSTLPDSADVITLIRHASGVLASIGVRRSGHDLGTHTLRIAQAADAEDAEILQSLLIERYRDDLPPNEILVTCLDAECRELQRLLRLLHPKCKSNVNHPQRGGRKQWLEQVLHSGRQMLSSRRSEDQQPAFQALAELLSVDSPERIAAVDNAHLGGKQMVAAITFAGWQGPEKELYRRYKLDGISATADVGEGDDYAAMEAVLTRFFRAINEEAIPCPDLMLIDGGRGQLGIAMQCAASAGLHDLKLLAVTKGDGRKLGEETLWPGWLESGEGGIGKPLKPGRHSPALLLIARVRDEAHRFAGAYMRKRKKKSMFTSALDTIPGIGPAKRTALLKHFGGIEGVKMAGRAQLAQAPGISDGLAERIFIALHK from the coding sequence ATGTGGTTTGAGCCCCCTCTCCCTCTATCTTCGCTGCCAAGTGAGCCCGGTGTTTACCGCATGCTCGATGGTGAGCGCAAAGTGCTCTATGTCGGTAAGGCACGAAATCTGCGAAAGCGGGTTTCAAGCTATTTCCAGCAAATGCCTGATTCACCACGCACGCAGGCGATGGTTCAGCAGATTCGTGACCTTAACTTCACCGTTACCGCGTCAGAGGCTGAGGCGCTGGTACTCGAACATAATCTGATCAAGCAACTCAAGCCACGTTACAACGTGCTGATGAAGGATTCAAAGTCCTACCCCTACATCCTGCTTACCGATGAAGCCTATCCCAAACTGCACCTCTATCGCGGTAAACGAACGCTTTCCGGCGAGTACTTCGGCCCCTTCCCCAATGCCGGGGCAGTGCATCAGACACTGCATGTCATGCAGTCGATTTTCCGCATCCGCGATTGCGAGAACGGGGTATTTAACAACCGCTCGCGCCCCTGCATGCAGCATCAGATAGGTCGCTGTTCTGCCCCCTGCTGTGATCTGGTCAGCCAGGATGAATATGGATCGCAGGTGGGTGAAGTTCGCCGCTTTCTCAAGGGCGAGGATGAGGCGCTATTAAAATCATGGGAGTCGGAGATGCAGCAGGCTTCCGATGTCATGGCGTTTGAAAAGGCGAGCTTGCTGCGCGATCGAATTCGGGCACTGCGCTCCATTCTTGCCGGGTCTGAGCAGAGCACCCTGCCCGATAGTGCCGATGTGATCACGCTAATCCGTCACGCATCCGGTGTACTGGCCAGCATCGGAGTGCGTCGCTCCGGTCACGATCTGGGCACCCATACCCTGCGCATCGCACAGGCAGCGGATGCAGAAGATGCCGAAATCCTGCAAAGCCTTCTGATCGAGCGCTACAGGGATGATCTGCCACCGAACGAGATTCTTGTGACCTGCTTGGACGCCGAATGCCGTGAACTGCAACGGCTGCTGCGACTGCTGCATCCAAAATGCAAATCGAATGTGAATCACCCCCAGCGTGGCGGAAGAAAACAGTGGCTAGAGCAGGTGCTGCATTCGGGGCGCCAGATGCTCTCAAGCCGCAGAAGTGAAGACCAGCAGCCAGCCTTTCAGGCTCTGGCCGAGCTACTCTCGGTTGATTCACCTGAACGCATTGCAGCTGTAGATAACGCTCATCTGGGTGGTAAACAGATGGTTGCTGCTATCACCTTTGCCGGATGGCAGGGGCCTGAGAAAGAGCTCTACCGCCGTTACAAGCTCGATGGTATCTCCGCCACCGCTGATGTTGGAGAAGGTGATGACTATGCGGCCATGGAAGCCGTGCTTACCCGTTTCTTCCGTGCCATCAATGAGGAGGCCATTCCCTGCCCCGACCTGATGCTGATCGATGGTGGCCGCGGTCAACTGGGCATAGCGATGCAGTGCGCTGCCAGTGCAGGCCTTCACGATCTGAAATTGCTCGCAGTCACCAAGGGGGATGGGCGCAAGCTCGGTGAAGAGACACTCTGGCCCGGCTGGCTGGAGAGCGGAGAAGGCGGCATTGGCAAACCCCTGAAGCCGGGTCGCCACTCCCCCGCACTGCTTCTGATTGCCAGGGTACGCGACGAGGCACACCGCTTTGCCGGCGCCTATATGCGCAAACGCAAAAAGAAGAGCATGTTCACCTCGGCACTCGATACCATACCCGGCATCGGGCCTGCCAAACGCACCGCACTGCTCAAACATTTCGGTGGTATCGAAGGGGTAAAAATGGCCGGACGGGCGCAGCTGGCCCAAGCACCCGGCATCTCCGACGGGCTTGCCGAACGCATCTTTATCGCGCTACATAAATAA